The following coding sequences lie in one Vibrio casei genomic window:
- a CDS encoding YceI family protein, with amino-acid sequence MKVQFKKSLISVFIISVALVLPQTALAGWKLDNQRSTLNFVTVKNSAVTEVHQFKKLSGFVDDNGQVTADIDLASVDTNIKIRDQRIRDMLFQVANYPEANLSAKLNIEPLKALKVGESMVMPVDFELALHDNVQRITAPVSVVALADGGLQVTTIESVVVYANKFDLDGGVKALQEVANLNAIAMGIPVNAQFVFKPE; translated from the coding sequence ATGAAAGTACAATTTAAAAAATCCTTAATATCCGTATTTATTATCAGTGTCGCATTGGTATTGCCTCAAACTGCATTAGCCGGATGGAAATTAGACAATCAACGATCGACCTTGAATTTCGTCACGGTAAAAAATAGTGCAGTGACAGAGGTTCATCAATTTAAAAAATTATCAGGTTTTGTCGATGATAATGGCCAAGTGACGGCTGATATTGATTTAGCCAGTGTGGATACCAATATTAAAATTCGTGATCAGAGAATAAGAGATATGCTCTTTCAGGTTGCGAATTACCCAGAAGCCAACTTAAGTGCAAAACTCAATATTGAACCATTGAAAGCACTGAAGGTGGGGGAATCAATGGTGATGCCTGTCGATTTTGAGCTGGCTTTACATGACAATGTACAGAGGATTACGGCACCAGTGTCTGTTGTTGCATTAGCGGACGGTGGTTTGCAAGTCACAACCATAGAGTCTGTTGTTGTATACGCTAATAAATTCGACCTAGATGGTGGTGTGAAGGCGCTCCAAGAGGTTGCAAACCTCAATGCTATTGCAATGGGTATTCCCGTCAATGCTCAGTTTGTATTTAAACCGGAATAA
- a CDS encoding GspH/FimT family pseudopilin, translating to MARGFTLIEMLISIVVLAILLAAAVPSFRGISEKAKMQRLAEELQGFFIQTKSEAVLRNQNLYLHFVQDGTPTGGEWALVTNTSSATPSDRHAAKSNALMYLEGDPFKGISTSSSILNMEFESVNGKPNQTGNIKFSLKEGKLLDLKFQQFTGRFRICGGHYGYPECE from the coding sequence ATGGCTCGAGGGTTTACGTTAATTGAAATGCTGATTTCAATTGTAGTACTAGCAATTTTGCTGGCGGCTGCCGTGCCGTCGTTCCGTGGGATCAGTGAAAAAGCCAAAATGCAAAGGCTTGCTGAAGAGCTACAAGGTTTTTTTATCCAAACAAAATCTGAAGCGGTGTTGAGAAATCAAAATCTTTATCTACATTTTGTTCAAGATGGTACCCCGACGGGGGGGGAATGGGCATTAGTGACCAATACATCCTCTGCCACACCGTCTGATCGTCATGCGGCAAAAAGTAATGCCTTAATGTATTTAGAAGGTGACCCGTTTAAAGGTATTTCAACAAGTTCATCGATATTGAATATGGAGTTTGAAAGTGTAAACGGAAAACCGAATCAAACCGGAAATATAAAGTTTTCACTAAAAGAGGGGAAACTTTTAGATTTGAAGTTTCAGCAGTTTACAGGGCGTTTTCGTATATGTGGAGGGCATTATGGCTATCCAGAGTGTGAATAA
- a CDS encoding PilW family protein, translated as MAIQSVNKALRFQKGISLIELMMASAIGIIALLAVGSVFLSGQKLATERTQRLLVIQGINEVLRYIKEDAQRAGFNGSQGNSLMLSGANNVISTSSSSLAYTYQKPDGEFTQVTFALDDSKLKMCESTGPSPITSICTPVPSLLDQHRLTVDSFIVTDNPLGSSVSSALITLSLTASLLDGSHTQTLSTQIKQRNWK; from the coding sequence ATGGCTATCCAGAGTGTGAATAAAGCACTACGCTTCCAAAAGGGGATATCACTTATTGAGTTAATGATGGCCTCTGCGATTGGTATTATCGCCTTACTAGCTGTGGGTAGTGTTTTTCTTTCTGGACAAAAATTAGCGACGGAACGAACTCAACGCTTGTTGGTGATTCAAGGTATTAATGAAGTTCTGAGATATATAAAAGAGGACGCTCAACGTGCTGGCTTTAATGGTTCGCAAGGAAATTCATTAATGTTATCTGGAGCCAATAATGTCATCAGCACGTCCTCTTCAAGTTTGGCTTATACCTATCAAAAACCAGATGGTGAGTTCACTCAAGTGACATTTGCTTTAGATGACTCGAAGTTGAAAATGTGTGAAAGCACAGGCCCATCCCCAATCACTAGTATATGTACACCCGTTCCATCTTTATTGGATCAACATCGGTTAACGGTTGATTCGTTTATTGTGACCGATAACCCTCTTGGTAGCTCTGTGAGTTCGGCATTGATTACTCTGTCTTTAACTGCTTCTTTACTTGATGGTTCCCATACCCAAACATTAAGCACTCAAATTAAACAAAGGAATTGGAAGTAA
- a CDS encoding RecQ family ATP-dependent DNA helicase codes for MNHIQQTLKEYFGFDDLRHGQQQVIETILSGQSAAAIFPTGSGKSLCYQLPAIILPHLTLVISPLLALMKDQLDFLHSKGIAAASVDSSQDKQTSNTIMQQVRSGEIKVLMISVERLKNERFRQFISQIPISMLVVDEAHCISEWGHNFRPDYLKLPFYCQSLNIPQVLLLTATATPAVIEDMSQKFNIDKSNITVTGFYRPNLDLSVLPCEEEDKPQALVDLLCTQAELPTIVYVTLQHTAEQVAQYLQRHGMNALAYHAGLDSELRQSIQQQFMSGNVPCIVATIAFGMGIDKSDIRRVVHFDLPKSIENYSQEIGRAGRDGQQSYCTVLANTSGINVLENFVYGDTPDPQSIHFVLESIYDDQTSSGQWEVMLTRLSRDSNIRQLPLKTLLVYLELKQVIQAKYSYYADYRFKHIVSEIDILARFPEDEKNSERRQFIQAIFSCSKVARTWRSVDFDALWMGYQAGRSRVVAALDYFHEQGLIELESKQITDVYQVIGNQLDHNTLAEDLSTLFKQKEHGDLNRIQTLINLFESPSCLSSKLAAYFLDHDVPNACGHCSVCRNQIAALPKPYLDEVPLVQVEYWVTPYKTAFLNSERSPSWTITSEAITRFLCGIATPLSAQLKANKMEGYGKLEQYPFAQVQKWVKQLP; via the coding sequence ATGAATCACATTCAGCAAACATTGAAAGAATACTTCGGCTTTGATGATTTACGTCACGGTCAGCAACAAGTCATTGAGACCATTTTATCGGGCCAGTCTGCGGCCGCAATATTCCCTACAGGATCGGGAAAATCATTGTGTTATCAACTCCCTGCTATCATATTACCTCATCTCACGTTGGTCATATCACCTCTTCTTGCATTGATGAAAGACCAACTTGATTTTTTACATAGTAAAGGCATTGCAGCTGCGTCGGTTGATTCAAGCCAAGATAAACAAACCAGCAACACAATCATGCAACAAGTTCGTAGTGGCGAAATCAAAGTACTCATGATTTCAGTAGAACGATTGAAAAATGAACGCTTTCGTCAATTTATCTCACAAATACCGATCTCAATGCTTGTAGTCGATGAAGCACACTGTATTTCCGAATGGGGACATAACTTTCGTCCCGATTATTTAAAACTGCCTTTCTATTGCCAAAGCTTGAATATTCCACAAGTATTATTATTAACCGCGACGGCAACACCAGCGGTTATTGAAGACATGAGCCAAAAGTTTAACATCGATAAATCTAATATTACGGTAACAGGATTTTATCGTCCTAATCTTGATTTAAGTGTTCTACCTTGTGAGGAAGAAGATAAACCACAAGCCTTAGTGGATTTGCTTTGTACTCAAGCTGAATTACCAACCATTGTTTATGTCACGTTGCAACACACTGCCGAACAAGTAGCACAATATTTACAACGACACGGAATGAATGCGTTGGCCTATCACGCAGGGTTAGACTCAGAATTACGACAAAGCATTCAACAACAATTCATGTCCGGCAATGTACCTTGTATTGTTGCTACTATCGCTTTTGGAATGGGCATAGATAAGTCTGATATCCGTCGAGTAGTGCATTTTGATCTCCCCAAATCAATAGAGAATTATTCACAAGAGATTGGTCGAGCAGGGCGTGATGGTCAGCAATCCTATTGTACCGTTTTAGCCAATACTTCCGGAATTAACGTGCTTGAGAACTTTGTATATGGTGATACGCCCGATCCTCAATCTATCCATTTTGTTCTTGAATCTATTTATGATGATCAAACCTCATCAGGTCAATGGGAGGTAATGCTTACACGATTATCTCGGGATTCCAATATCCGGCAATTACCGCTTAAAACCCTATTAGTCTATTTAGAACTCAAACAGGTCATTCAAGCAAAATATAGCTACTACGCCGATTACCGATTCAAACATATTGTTAGTGAGATCGATATCCTTGCTCGCTTTCCAGAAGATGAAAAAAATTCCGAACGTCGTCAATTCATTCAGGCTATTTTCAGTTGTTCAAAAGTGGCAAGAACTTGGCGCAGTGTTGATTTTGATGCTCTATGGATGGGTTATCAAGCAGGACGAAGCCGTGTCGTTGCTGCGCTCGATTATTTTCATGAACAAGGACTTATTGAGCTAGAAAGTAAACAAATAACCGATGTCTATCAAGTCATCGGTAATCAGCTCGATCATAATACACTCGCAGAAGATCTCAGTACGTTATTCAAGCAAAAAGAACATGGTGATCTAAACCGAATACAAACTCTTATTAATTTATTTGAAAGCCCGTCGTGCCTAAGCTCAAAGCTTGCAGCTTATTTTTTAGATCATGATGTTCCAAATGCTTGTGGACATTGCAGCGTATGCCGAAATCAAATCGCAGCATTACCCAAACCTTACCTTGATGAAGTTCCATTAGTACAGGTCGAATACTGGGTCACACCTTATAAAACCGCTTTTTTAAATAGTGAAAGATCACCATCGTGGACGATAACATCAGAAGCTATTACTCGGTTTTTATGTGGTATTGCCACACCTTTAAGCGCTCAATTAAAAGCCAATAAAATGGAAGGATATGGAAAATTAGAGCAATACCCTTTTGCTCAAGTGCAAAAATGGGTTAAACAATTACCTTAA
- a CDS encoding DUF3622 domain-containing protein, translating into MSKKYDFQLVEKRNGWAAEIIRQITSRRTIVSKRQLGFTTEAEAKEWAEKELVEFQKIQTERNKRKSASKRKNEE; encoded by the coding sequence ATGAGTAAAAAATACGATTTCCAACTAGTCGAAAAACGTAATGGTTGGGCAGCAGAGATTATTCGTCAAATCACTTCACGTCGTACTATTGTATCAAAGCGTCAGTTAGGCTTTACGACTGAAGCTGAAGCAAAAGAGTGGGCTGAAAAAGAGCTTGTTGAATTTCAAAAAATTCAGACTGAGCGTAATAAACGTAAGTCAGCGAGCAAGCGTAAAAACGAAGAATAA
- a CDS encoding type IV pilin protein, with product MIRKNCCKKNEIRQKGMTLIELLIVIAIIGALSAIAYPSYQEHILKSHRASIISDMMKIQLALEQHRTQNGSYDYTIVAAGKCASNLGCQNDTDRYKLSIVSGSSGINLYTIKATPQSTQGQTKDKCGILEMNAGSVGSANKDNIAVDGCWN from the coding sequence ATGATTCGAAAAAATTGCTGTAAGAAGAATGAGATAAGACAAAAAGGAATGACACTGATCGAATTATTGATAGTCATCGCGATCATTGGTGCTCTATCAGCTATTGCTTATCCTAGTTATCAAGAGCATATTTTAAAAAGTCATCGTGCTTCAATAATATCTGACATGATGAAAATTCAGTTAGCACTTGAACAACACCGCACCCAAAATGGCAGTTATGACTATACGATTGTGGCAGCGGGTAAATGTGCTTCTAATTTAGGGTGCCAGAACGATACTGACCGTTATAAATTATCGATTGTTTCTGGTAGCAGTGGTATTAATCTTTACACCATTAAAGCTACGCCACAATCAACTCAAGGGCAAACCAAAGATAAATGCGGCATCTTAGAAATGAATGCAGGTTCAGTTGGTAGTGCAAACAAAGACAACATAGCGGTTGATGGTTGTTGGAATTGA
- a CDS encoding type IV pilus modification PilV family protein yields the protein MISKQQGFSLIEVLITFIILIVGIMGLIKLQTYMERQADYAENSIKALHLAESQLELFRTRSVSGANSSLSGASSTATCDDVGFMTFDCIIDGTSTSGAYTTIWTVSGSFPIPGGVALKTIEIETGWDTRWNERQSVALKTMISKYNEFDN from the coding sequence ATGATTTCTAAACAACAAGGCTTTAGCTTAATTGAAGTGCTGATCACTTTTATCATTCTTATCGTCGGCATTATGGGGCTAATCAAACTGCAAACCTATATGGAAAGGCAAGCTGATTATGCTGAAAACAGTATTAAGGCACTGCACCTGGCAGAGTCTCAATTAGAACTATTTAGAACGCGATCTGTTAGTGGTGCGAATAGTTCATTAAGTGGAGCCAGTAGTACCGCAACTTGTGATGACGTAGGTTTTATGACTTTTGATTGTATTATCGATGGTACTAGTACTTCTGGGGCTTATACAACAATCTGGACGGTTTCTGGTTCATTCCCTATTCCTGGGGGAGTGGCTTTAAAAACTATCGAGATTGAAACTGGTTGGGATACACGTTGGAACGAGCGACAATCCGTTGCGCTGAAAACCATGATCTCTAAATATAATGAATTTGATAATTAA
- the tadA gene encoding tRNA adenosine(34) deaminase TadA, with translation MVLEITPSNFTEQDKEFMRKAIELADIAEEHGEVPVGAVLVKEGKIIAEGWNASISEHDATAHAEIVTLRQAGQTLQNYRLLDTTLYVTLEPCPMCAGALLHSRVGRIVFGAYDLKAGAAGTVLNLFESQASYHYAQVEGGLLEEECRHQLQAFFKRRRKEIKAKKVNNSN, from the coding sequence ATTGTGCTTGAAATAACCCCCTCTAATTTTACTGAACAAGATAAAGAATTTATGCGTAAAGCGATCGAATTGGCTGATATCGCGGAAGAGCATGGTGAAGTGCCTGTGGGCGCGGTATTAGTCAAAGAGGGCAAGATCATTGCCGAAGGGTGGAATGCTTCGATTAGTGAGCATGATGCCACCGCGCATGCGGAAATTGTTACCCTGCGCCAAGCGGGCCAAACATTACAAAACTATCGCCTGCTAGATACCACCCTGTATGTCACCTTAGAGCCTTGTCCTATGTGTGCTGGTGCATTATTGCATAGCCGAGTAGGTCGTATTGTTTTTGGTGCTTATGACTTAAAAGCTGGTGCGGCTGGAACGGTTTTGAATCTATTTGAAAGCCAAGCTTCTTATCATTACGCACAGGTAGAAGGCGGTTTATTAGAAGAAGAATGTCGTCATCAACTACAAGCTTTTTTTAAGCGTCGTCGTAAAGAGATTAAGGCTAAAAAAGTCAATAATAGCAATTGA
- the mltF gene encoding membrane-bound lytic murein transglycosylase MltF, translating to MINFSSHYYFKRILFMLLVLMGITACQPNNESKTDLEKIQERGVLRVGTLNNQLSYFIGPDGPTGLEYELAKRFADELGVKLEIKPAYHLTGLLPALDNNEVDVVAAGLSHTPERLNKYSPGPSYYYVSQQVIYKKGSWRPRNLQQLIDKQGKLTVVEDSQFEYTLKEIAKTHPNLTWKTTKVSDSADLLKAVSEGNIDFTMVDSVTLSVNQRLHPNLALAFEVTEDQPISWFIRKNDDDALYALMLEFFGNLNQSGQLASLEEKYFGHIQSFDYVDTRAFIRSLDSKLPRYKKLFQKHSKEFDWRLIAALSYQESHWNPRAKSPTGVRGMMMLTRSTAKMMGVENRLDPNESIRGGVDYLRKIIKRIPDSIPEHEKIWFALASYNVGYGHMMDARRITRIEKGNPDSWAEVKERLPKLRLPSFYRYTYYGFARGDEAKNYVENIRRYYQTIIGYESQTQKITKDNYPDSDFQIIKANETQAISNAVANNEESETSLPN from the coding sequence TTGATTAACTTTTCCTCTCATTATTACTTTAAACGCATTCTTTTCATGCTACTTGTTCTTATGGGAATTACAGCATGTCAACCAAACAATGAGTCTAAAACTGACTTGGAAAAAATCCAAGAACGCGGCGTATTGCGAGTAGGGACATTAAATAATCAGCTGTCTTATTTTATTGGCCCTGATGGTCCCACAGGGCTTGAATATGAGTTGGCCAAGCGTTTTGCTGATGAATTAGGCGTTAAATTAGAAATAAAACCTGCCTATCATTTAACAGGGTTACTGCCTGCGCTTGATAACAATGAAGTTGATGTGGTTGCGGCTGGCCTAAGCCATACACCGGAACGCCTCAATAAATATAGCCCAGGTCCTTCTTATTATTATGTTAGCCAACAGGTAATTTATAAGAAAGGATCTTGGCGACCAAGGAACCTACAACAACTCATCGATAAGCAAGGTAAGTTAACCGTAGTCGAAGATTCTCAATTTGAATATACCTTGAAAGAAATAGCTAAGACCCACCCTAATTTAACGTGGAAAACCACGAAGGTTTCAGATTCAGCGGATTTATTAAAAGCCGTATCAGAAGGAAATATTGACTTCACAATGGTCGACTCAGTCACGCTTTCAGTCAACCAACGCTTGCACCCTAACCTTGCTTTGGCTTTTGAAGTCACAGAAGACCAACCCATTTCATGGTTTATTCGTAAAAATGATGACGATGCGCTTTATGCTTTAATGCTTGAATTTTTTGGTAATCTCAATCAATCAGGCCAATTAGCAAGCCTAGAAGAAAAATATTTTGGTCATATTCAAAGTTTTGATTATGTCGATACGCGAGCTTTTATTCGCTCATTAGACAGTAAACTGCCGAGATACAAGAAACTATTTCAAAAGCATTCAAAAGAATTCGATTGGCGTTTAATAGCAGCTTTGTCATACCAAGAGTCCCATTGGAACCCTCGCGCCAAATCACCAACCGGTGTACGAGGCATGATGATGCTCACTCGTTCTACCGCTAAAATGATGGGGGTAGAGAATCGTTTAGATCCAAATGAATCAATACGTGGTGGTGTCGATTACTTAAGAAAAATCATAAAGCGTATTCCAGATTCAATTCCTGAACACGAGAAAATTTGGTTTGCCCTTGCATCCTATAACGTCGGTTACGGACATATGATGGATGCTAGACGCATCACTCGAATAGAGAAAGGGAATCCTGATTCTTGGGCTGAGGTAAAAGAAAGATTACCAAAATTAAGGTTACCTAGCTTTTATCGGTATACCTATTATGGTTTTGCTCGAGGTGATGAAGCTAAAAATTATGTGGAAAATATTCGCCGTTATTATCAGACAATAATAGGGTACGAGTCTCAAACTCAAAAAATAACAAAAGATAATTACCCCGATAGTGACTTTCAAATTATCAAAGCAAATGAGACACAAGCTATCAGTAATGCTGTTGCCAATAATGAAGAAAGCGAAACCTCACTGCCGAACTAA
- the purL gene encoding phosphoribosylformylglycinamidine synthase codes for MRILRGSPALSEFRVNKLLELCRELNLPVSGIYAEFAHFADLTTELDAQEVEKLEKLLTYGPTIEDHEPKGQLLLTTPRPGTISPWASKATDIAHNCGLTKVKRLERGTAYYVESSVELSELQLLEVKALLHDRMMEVVFSDFEQAVALFKVAQPAPVSEVDLLTGGRAALEEANVTLGLALADDEIGYLVESFTEKLGRNPTDIELMMFAQANSEHCRHKIFNAAWTIDGVEQEKSLFKMIKNTMEVTPDHVLSAYKDNAAVMVGSTVGRFFPDPKTRQYGYTQELAHILMKVETHNHPTAISPWPGASTGSGGEIRDEGATGIGGKPKAGLVGFSVSNLKIPNFVQPWETDFGKPSRIVTALDIMLEGPLGGAAFNNEFGRPNLLGYFRTYEEKVNSHNGEEIRGYHKPIMLAGGLGNIRDKHVQKKEIPVGASLIVLGGPAMNIGLGGGAASSMASGQSAEDLDFASVQRENPEMERRCQEVIDRCWQLGDDNPIAFIHDVGAGGISNALPELVDDGERGGIFQLRDVPNDEPGMSPLEIWCNESQERYVMAVAPENMATFDAICKRERAPYAVVGIATEERELKLEDSYFDNTPIDMPMDVLLGNTPKMHRDAKTLKANNPAIDRSCIELNEAVDRVLRLPTVAEKTFLITIGDRSVTGLVARDQMVGPWQIPVANCAVTAASYDTYHGEAMSLGERTPVALLDFGASARLAVGEAITNIAATNIGDIKHIKLSANWMSPAGHPGEDAGLYEAVKAVGEELCPALGLTIPVGKDSMSMKTKWQQDGEDREVTSPLSLVITAFARVDDVRKTITPELKLNKGDTNLILIDLGNGKNRMGATALAQVYKQLGDKPADVDNAEQLKGFYNAIQTLVASNKLLAYHDKGDGGLFVTLSEMAFAGHCGVKADIASLGSDSLAALFNEELGAVIQVQADDVEMVQSVLAEHGLMTCSHVIGSVEASDSIVITDGETVVVERNRTELRMIWAETTNKMQTMRDNPACAEQEHAAKADNSDPGLNVKLTFDINEDVAAPAISASMINTGKKPKMAILREQGVNSHVEMAAAFDRAGFATTDIHMSDILTGQAVLEDYQGLVACGGFSYGDVLGAGEGWAKSVLFNDNARDQFSGFFERQDTFSLGVCNGCQMLSNLRDLIPGADLWPRFVRNESERFEARFSLVEVQKSDSVFFSEMAGSRMPIAVSHGEGRVEVRGNEHLQSIENSGTVALRYVDNMGNPTQQYPNNPNGSPNAITGLTTDDGRVTIMMPHPERVFRTVANSWHPEDWSEDSPWMRMFRNARKHIG; via the coding sequence ATGAGAATTTTGCGTGGTTCACCCGCTTTATCCGAATTTCGTGTCAACAAGCTTTTAGAGCTTTGTCGTGAGTTAAACCTACCTGTATCTGGTATTTATGCTGAGTTTGCACATTTTGCAGATCTAACGACTGAGCTTGATGCTCAAGAAGTTGAAAAGTTAGAAAAACTACTTACGTATGGTCCAACCATCGAAGATCATGAACCTAAAGGTCAACTGCTGTTGACGACTCCTCGCCCTGGCACTATCTCTCCATGGGCATCAAAAGCGACTGATATTGCCCATAACTGCGGCTTGACTAAAGTAAAGCGCCTTGAACGTGGTACGGCTTATTATGTGGAATCCTCGGTTGAATTGTCTGAACTGCAATTATTAGAAGTTAAAGCTCTTTTGCATGATCGAATGATGGAAGTGGTTTTTTCTGATTTTGAACAAGCTGTAGCTTTGTTTAAAGTCGCGCAACCTGCACCGGTTTCAGAAGTGGATTTATTAACTGGTGGTCGCGCTGCGCTTGAAGAGGCGAATGTTACGCTTGGACTTGCTTTGGCAGATGATGAAATTGGTTACTTAGTTGAAAGTTTTACCGAAAAATTAGGCCGTAACCCGACTGATATTGAATTGATGATGTTTGCTCAGGCGAACTCAGAGCATTGCCGCCATAAAATCTTTAACGCAGCTTGGACCATTGATGGTGTGGAACAAGAAAAATCTTTATTCAAGATGATCAAAAACACCATGGAAGTCACACCAGATCACGTTTTATCGGCTTATAAAGATAACGCTGCGGTTATGGTTGGCTCTACCGTTGGACGTTTCTTCCCTGATCCCAAAACACGTCAATATGGTTACACGCAAGAATTAGCACATATCTTGATGAAAGTAGAAACGCATAACCATCCAACGGCTATTTCTCCTTGGCCGGGGGCTTCTACTGGTTCAGGTGGTGAGATTCGTGATGAAGGCGCAACTGGCATTGGTGGCAAACCTAAAGCGGGTTTAGTCGGTTTTTCAGTATCGAATCTTAAAATTCCAAACTTTGTTCAACCTTGGGAAACTGATTTTGGCAAACCAAGTCGTATCGTTACGGCATTGGATATTATGCTTGAAGGTCCACTTGGCGGAGCCGCATTTAACAATGAATTTGGCCGTCCAAATCTATTGGGTTATTTTCGTACTTACGAAGAAAAGGTCAATTCTCATAACGGCGAAGAAATTCGTGGTTACCACAAACCAATCATGCTCGCTGGTGGATTGGGTAATATCCGTGATAAACATGTGCAGAAAAAAGAAATCCCAGTTGGAGCCAGCTTAATTGTGCTTGGTGGCCCAGCGATGAACATCGGTTTAGGTGGCGGCGCAGCATCATCAATGGCATCTGGTCAATCGGCTGAAGATCTTGATTTTGCTTCGGTACAACGTGAAAACCCAGAGATGGAACGACGTTGCCAAGAAGTGATCGACCGTTGTTGGCAGCTTGGGGATGATAATCCAATCGCCTTTATCCACGATGTGGGCGCAGGCGGTATTTCGAATGCATTACCAGAGCTTGTTGATGATGGTGAGCGTGGTGGTATCTTCCAATTGCGTGATGTGCCTAATGATGAGCCGGGAATGAGTCCGTTAGAGATTTGGTGTAATGAATCTCAAGAGCGTTATGTAATGGCAGTTGCGCCTGAAAATATGGCAACGTTTGATGCGATCTGTAAGCGTGAACGTGCACCGTACGCGGTTGTTGGTATTGCGACTGAAGAACGTGAATTGAAACTGGAAGATTCATATTTTGATAATACGCCAATTGATATGCCGATGGATGTTTTGTTAGGTAACACGCCTAAAATGCATCGTGATGCAAAAACATTAAAAGCGAATAACCCAGCGATTGATCGCAGTTGCATTGAATTAAATGAAGCCGTCGATCGTGTATTGCGCCTTCCAACAGTAGCTGAAAAAACGTTCCTCATTACCATTGGTGATCGTTCTGTTACAGGTCTTGTAGCGCGAGATCAAATGGTCGGCCCTTGGCAGATTCCTGTAGCAAACTGCGCCGTTACAGCGGCAAGTTACGATACTTACCACGGTGAAGCAATGTCGTTGGGCGAGCGTACGCCAGTAGCATTACTTGATTTTGGTGCATCAGCGCGTTTAGCGGTAGGTGAAGCCATTACCAATATTGCCGCGACTAATATTGGTGATATTAAACACATTAAACTCTCGGCTAACTGGATGTCTCCTGCTGGCCACCCTGGTGAAGATGCGGGGCTTTATGAGGCGGTAAAAGCGGTCGGTGAAGAACTCTGCCCAGCGCTTGGTTTAACCATTCCGGTCGGTAAAGACTCAATGTCGATGAAAACCAAATGGCAACAAGATGGCGAAGATCGTGAAGTGACCTCGCCATTATCATTAGTTATCACTGCCTTTGCTCGCGTTGACGACGTGCGTAAAACCATCACGCCGGAATTAAAACTTAATAAAGGGGATACCAATCTTATTCTCATTGATTTAGGTAACGGCAAAAATCGTATGGGGGCAACAGCGCTAGCCCAAGTGTATAAGCAGTTAGGTGATAAACCTGCTGATGTGGATAATGCCGAGCAGCTGAAAGGTTTCTACAATGCGATACAAACCTTAGTGGCAAGCAACAAATTATTGGCTTACCACGATAAAGGGGATGGTGGTTTGTTTGTTACATTATCTGAAATGGCATTTGCTGGTCATTGTGGTGTGAAAGCTGATATTGCTAGTTTAGGTTCGGACTCTTTAGCCGCTTTATTTAATGAAGAATTGGGCGCGGTCATTCAAGTTCAAGCTGATGATGTCGAAATGGTTCAATCGGTACTGGCTGAACATGGTTTAATGACATGCTCTCATGTTATTGGTTCGGTTGAAGCATCAGATAGCATTGTGATCACTGACGGTGAGACCGTTGTAGTGGAACGTAACCGTACCGAGCTACGCATGATTTGGGCAGAAACCACCAATAAAATGCAGACCATGCGTGATAACCCTGCGTGTGCAGAGCAAGAACATGCAGCTAAAGCCGATAATAGTGACCCTGGTTTGAATGTTAAGTTAACGTTTGATATTAATGAAGATGTGGCAGCGCCAGCCATTTCTGCGTCGATGATTAATACGGGTAAAAAACCTAAGATGGCGATTTTGCGTGAGCAGGGTGTTAACTCTCATGTTGAAATGGCGGCAGCGTTTGACCGTGCCGGTTTTGCCACTACCGATATTCACATGAGTGACATTTTAACAGGCCAAGCAGTATTAGAAGACTATCAAGGACTTGTAGCGTGTGGTGGTTTCTCTTACGGAGATGTGCTCGGCGCGGGCGAAGGTTGGGCTAAATCAGTACTGTTTAATGATAATGCTCGTGACCAATTTTCTGGCTTCTTCGAACGTCAAGATACGTTCTCACTTGGTGTATGCAATGGCTGTCAGATGTTATCTAACTTGCGTGATCTTATTCCCGGTGCGGATTTATGGCCTCGTTTCGTGCGCAATGAGTCAGAGCGTTTTGAAGCACGCTTTAGCTTAGTAGAAGTGCAAAAATCAGATTCTGTATTCTTTAGTGAAATGGCAGGGTCTCGTATGCCAATCGCGGTTTCTCATGGCGAAGGCCGTGTCGAAGTGCGTGGTAATGAACATCTTCAATCGATTGAAAACTCAGGCACGGTGGCGCTACGTTATGTGGATAATATGGGTAATCCAACTCAACAATATCCAAATAACCCGAATGGTTCTCCAAACGCGATTACTGGTTTAACCACTGACGATGGCCGCGTTACCATTATGATGCCGCACCCTGAGCGAGTATTTCGCACGGTAGCGAACTCATGGCATCCTGAAGATTGGTCTGAAGATAGCCCGTGGATGCGTATGTTCCGTAACGCGCGTAAGCATATTGGTTAA